In Vanrija pseudolonga chromosome 4, complete sequence, a single window of DNA contains:
- the yfmJ_0 gene encoding Putative NADP-dependent oxidoreductase YfmJ encodes MSLPSANTRVVLANRPERGPVTPKTFRKESVPLKTPGDGEVVVKTELLSIDPAMRMWLVDTRSYLPPVQIGETMRANGLGRVVATRSDRFKVGDLVHGTLGWQEYWVGPARVLEARDTPPGGKEIDHLGFLGVSGMTAYFGIFDVGRLKDGETVVISGAAGSVGLIVTQIAVAHPHCKVVAIAGSQDKCDKLRELGAHVVLNYNQQGFAGRLRAVGNVDVYFDNVGGELLDVILAQINPYARIVMCGAISQYNTNKPYGVRLTPQLITMKATMQGFIAFDYEKRYPEARAYLSDLAAKGKLKYDYHVVGGGLDGCVPAMQEMFDGKNYGKTVVAFDEKDAKPKL; translated from the exons ATGTCCCTCCCATCCGCCAACAcccgcgtcgtgctcgccaacCGTCCCGAGCGCGGCCCCGTCACGCCCAAGACGTTCAGGAAGGAGAGCGTGCCGCTCAAGACGCcgggcgatggcgaggttgTCGTCAAGACCGAGCTGCTGTCGATT GACCCAGCCATGCGCATGTGGCTCGTCGACACGCGCTCGTACCTCCCTCCCGTGCAGATCGGCGAGACGATGCGCGccaacggcctcggccgcgtcgtcgccacccgTTCCGACAGGttcaaggtcggcgacctcgtccacggcACGCTCGGCTGGCAGGAGTACTGGGTCGGCccggcgcgcgtgctcgaggcgcgcgacacACCGCCTGGCGGCAAGGAGATTGACCACTTGGGTTTCTTGGGCGTCAGCGGCATGACGGCGTACTTT GGCATCTtcgacgtcggccgcctcaaggacggcgaaACCGTCGTCATCTCGGGCGCGGCCGGGTCCGTCGGCCTGATCGTGACGCagatcgccgtcgcccacccGCACTGCAAGGTCGTCGCGATCGCCGGCAGCCAGGACAAGTGCgacaagctgcgcgagctcggcgcgcacgtcgtgCTCAACTACAACCAGCAGGGCTTTGCCGGCCGTCTGAGGGCCGTGGGCAACGTGGACGTGTACTTTGAcaatg tcggcggcgagctcctcgacgtcatccTCGCCCAGATCAACCCGTACGCCCGCATCGTCATGTGCGGCGCCATCTCGCAGTACAACACCAACAAGCCGTACGGGGTGCGCCTCACGCCCCAGCTCATCACGATGAAGGCCACCATGCAGGGCTTTATCGCGTTCGACTACGAGAAGCGCTACCCCGAGGCCCGCGCCTACCTCTCcgacctcgcggccaagggcaagctcaAGTACGACTACCacgtcgttggcggcggtcTCGACGGCTGCGTGCCCGCCATGCAGGAGATGTTTGACGGCAAGAACTATGGCAAGAC cgtcgtcgcgttcgacgagaaggacgccaagcccaagctcTAA
- the TMT1 gene encoding Trans-aconitate 3-methyltransferase: protein MAQFAKTSFDAAGYLASRPTYPARAYDLILSYHRQRGGRTSHALDLGCGPGFMALNLAPHFESVTGLDPSSKMVAVGVQPPSGPKIRYGVGTSEDLGAAGIAPASVDLVVAGQAAHWFDHAKTWPQLARALRPGGSVAYIGYGELTFPKYPHLNALVTRYHHDGAGIGPHWSQPGRSIVEGLLDRVPFPVTPDFDASLLSALPDIEHDEPGVHPVADVIAEPEATPTPTASNGGFEWDPTTAVRLKAGSEGPWFIHRQWTAKDFEAYLRTSSAVAGYQEAHPDDKAKRRSTGGDGDIVDLFVDEVRDALKKEGVDFDKEPVHCAYPLVLVLIKKKQQ, encoded by the exons atggcACAGTTCGCAAAGACGTCGTTCGACGCAGCAGGCTacctcgcctcgcggcc AACCTACCCAGCCCGGGCATACGACCTAATTCTGTCCTACCACCGACAGCGGGGCGGGCGTACCtcgcacgcgctcgacctgggCTGCGGGCCAGGCTTCAtggcgctcaacctcgcgccGCACTTCGAGTCCGTCACTGGCCTCGACCCGTCGTCCAAGATGGTCGCGGTCGGGGTGCAGCCGCCTTCCGGCCCGAAGATCCGCTACGGCGTCGGCACGTCCGAGGACCTCGGTGCGGCGGGCATCGCGCCGGCCAGCGtggacctcgtcgtcgcgggccaGGCGGCACACTGGTTCGACCACGCCAAGACGTGGCcgcagctggcgcgcgcgctccgccccggcggcagcgtggcgTACATCGGGTACGGCGAGCTCACGTTCCCCAAGTACCCCCACCTCAATGCCCTCGTCACGCGGTACCACCACGACGGGGCCGGAATCGGGCCGCACTGGTCCCAGCCTGGACGGAGCATCGTCGAGGGCCTGCTGGACCGCGTGCCGTTCCCCGTCACGCCGGACTTTGACGCCTCGCTCCTGTCGGCCCTGCCAGACatcgagcacgacgagccgGGCGTGCATCCTGTTGCCGACGTGATTGCCGAGCCGGAGGctacgcccacgcccaccgcgAGCAATGGTGGATTCGAGTGGGACCCTacgacggcggtgcgccTCAAGGCTGGCTCTGAAGGCCCGTGGTTCATCCACCGCCAGTGGACCGCCAAGGACTTCGAGGCATACCTCCGCACGTCTTCGGCTGTCGCCGGCTACCAGGAGGCACaccccgacgacaaggcgaAGCGGAGGAGCAcgggcggtgacggcgacattgtcgacctgtttgttgacgaggtgcgcgacgcgctcaagaaggagggcgtcgactTTGACAAGGAGCCCGTCCACTGCGCGtaccccctcgtcctcgtcctcatcaagAAGAAGCAGCAGTAG
- the HNM1_6 gene encoding Choline transport protein, which translates to MSQADTKTQQRDSKTSRSSLADEKEPSGAAVMTLEVETRADVHDDGVVHLERRFSFMACLGMAFMMLNSWTVPLTPAPSLNLVLSSGGSVSVVYGCMVSAVGALATGLSLAELCHVYPVTGGQYDWIYILAPQRFKVGLSFVVGWLASAGWCTLLGICAAYCASMIPGFVGLWNPDVEMTKWQIFLLYVLFALLGFSLNTFAVRLLPMVEKTAFYWGVVGIITVSITVLATAAPNFQPPKAVFATFTNETGWPSGVAFLLGMMQSTLGLAGYDAVTHMMEEMPAPSKNAPKVIMLAISMGAVTAWLFLVILLLCLQNLEEVMTSPMGPLVTIYLQATNNRVAATCLLLFNFIAVVFMTQGVVTVASRMCWTFSRDRGLGHVSPFLAPVHPKLLVPVGSLIFVLCVSVVIGCIYLGSDVAFNAIAASGLTLVQLSYLIPIAMTFIRGEAAFDGQPRTWSLGRYRRVVNGVSIAFLVVTCTFFSLPPALPVTGPGMNYAVVVLATVAILSTIVWFADGRKRYFGPTELEARLSEGRRTW; encoded by the exons ATGTCCCAGGCAGATACCAAGACCCAGCAGCGAGATAGTAagacctcgcgctcgtccctcgccgacgagaaAGAGCCCAGTGGGGCGGCCGTCATGACGCTCGAGGTGGAGACGCGCGCAGacgtgcacgacgacggcgtggtgcacctcgagcgccggTTCAGCTTCATGGCGTGTCTCGGCATGGCGTTCATGATGCTTAACAGTTGGACTG TGCCTCTAACGCCTGCCCCCAgcctcaacctcgtcctctCGTCCGGCGGCTCCGTGTCGGTAGTGTACGGCTGCATGGTCtccgcggtcggcgcgctcgcgacgggTCTGTCGCT TGCCGAGCTGTGCCACGTCTACCCGGTCACAGGGGGGCAGTACGACTGGATCT ACATCCTCGCGCCACAGCGCTTCAAGGTCGGCCTGTcgttcgtcgtcggctggctTGCTTCCGCGGGGTGGTGTACCCTGCTCGGCATCTGCGCGGCCTACTGCGCGAGCATGATCCCGGG CTTCGTCGGGCTGTGGAAccccgacgtcgagatgaCAAAGTGGCAGATCTTCCTCCTGTACGTGCTGTTCGCGCTGCTGGGCTTCAGCCTCAACACGTTTGCCGTGCGCCTCCTGCCGATGGTGGAGAAGACGGCGTTCTActggggcgtggtggggATTATCACCGTGTCTATCACGGTGCTGGCGACTGCTGCGCCCAACTTCCAGCCGCCCAAGGCCGTCTTCGCGACGTTTACCAACGAGACGGGG TGGCCATCCGGCGTCGCGTTCCTCCTTGGCATGATGCAGAGCACGCTCGGCCTGGCCGGCTACGACGCAGTCACGCACATGATGGAGGAGATGCCCGCGCCGTCCAAGAACGCGCCGAAGGTCAT CATGCTCGCCATCAGCATGGGCGCCGTAACCGCGTGgctcttcctcgtcatcctcctcctctgtCTGCAGAACCTCGAGGAAGTCATGACCTCGCCCATGGGGCCCCTGGTGACAATCTACCTCCAGGCGACGAACAACCGCGTCGCAGCCACATGCTTGCTGCTGTTCAACTTCATCGCCGTCGTGTTCATGACGCAGGGCGTCGTAACCGTCGCCTCGCGCATGTGCTGGACCTTCTCGCGCGACCGCGGCTTGGGCCACGTGTCGCCCTTCCTCGCGCCGGTACACCCCAAGCTGCTCGTGCCCGTCGGCTCGCTCATCTTCGTGCTCTGCGTGTCGGTCGTGATCGGGTGCATCTACCTCGGCTCGGACGTGGCGTTCAACGCGATCGCCGCGTCGGGGCTCACGCTCGTCCAGCTGAGCTACCTCATCCCCA TCGCCATGACCTTTATCCGCGGCGAGGCAGCCTTCGACGGCCAGCCACGCACCTGGTCGCTGGGGCGGTACCGCCGCGTCGTGAACGGCGTGTCTatcgccttcctcgtcgtcacgtgcaccttcttctcgctgccgcccgcgctgccggTCACAGGCCCGGGGATGAACTacgccgtggtggtgctcgcGACGGTCGCGATCCTGTCCACGATCGTATGGTTTGCCGACGGGCGCAAGCGATACTTTGGCCCCACAGAGCTTGAGGCGCGTCTGTCCGAGGGGCGCCGGACGTGGTGA
- the Ndufaf6 gene encoding NADH dehydrogenase (ubiquinone) complex I, assembly factor 6 — protein sequence MRTIATTTRAVRTLRPTASAHAACMSTSAAVRHQPAKAPAPEPATPASSSSSQAASPLPRRTPGTPLNTPTTSGGPHEAAAYCASLVQKLDPDAWLCSYFWPRREKEWWLAIRAFNLELHLVSTTVTQPAIAAMRFQFWRDALSAIFAADGSKPIPQHPVVVALAAAREHRPIQKYYLSQLVEARAKAVSQPPAASTLEGHLSSAGQVASALLQGSLPLLVAPTDAGTPHLAHTLSHLAHLLTVTSLLRAIPALVAKRELNIPADVAAQHGLVDEEVFRKGAAADGFRDAAFTIATRGIDELITARRDLKKDDGKVVPAAGLPIFLAAVPAERYLKRLEQADFDVFSPQLLKHDWRLAPSIFWAAQTGKI from the exons ATGCGCACAAtagcaacaacaacacgcgCCGTGCGCACCCtcaggccgacggcgtcagCGCACGCAGCGTGcatgtcgacgagcgcagcggTGCGGCATCAGCCTGCGaaggcgcccgcgccggaGCCTGCTACGCCTGcttcgtcctcatcgtcgcaGGCCGCCTCGCCACTCCCCCGCCGCACACCCGGCACGCCGCTCAACACGCCCACGACGTCCGGCGGGCCGCAcgaggccgcggcgtacTGCGCCAGCCTGGTACAGaagctcgaccccgacgcgtgGCTTTGCAGCTACTtctggccgcggcgggaGAAGGAGTGGTGGTTGGCGATCCGGGCCTTCAAC ctcgagctccacCTTGTCTCGACGACAGTCACACAGCCCGCCATCGCGGCGATGCGGTTCCAGTTCTGGCGGGACGCCTTGTCGGCCATCTTTGCCGCCGACGGCTCCAAGCCCATCCCCCAGCACCccgtggtcgtcgcgctcgccgccgcgcgcgagcaccgccCAATCCAGAAATACTACCTCTCGCAGctggtcgaggcgcgcgccaaggccgtgTCCCAGCCcccagcggcgagcacgctcgAGGGGCACCTCTCCTCGGCGGGCCAGGTCGCCAGCGCGCTGCTGCAAGGCagcctgccgctgctcgtcgcgccgaccgacgccggcacgccgcacctcgcccacacGCTCTcccacctcgcgcacctgTTGACGGTcacgtcgctgctgcgcgccatccccgccctcgtcgccaagcgcgagctcaacatccctgccgacgtcgccgcgcagcacggcctcgtcgacgaagAGGTCTTCCGCaagggcgcggcggcggacgggtTCCGCGACGCGGCGTTCACGATCGCCACGCGCggcatcgacgagctcatcaccgcccgccgcgatCTGAAAAAggacgacggcaaggtcgtccccgccgccggcctgccCATCTtccttgccgccgtgccggccgagCGATACCTCAAGCGCCTGGAACAGGCCGACTTTGACGTCTTCAGCCCCCAGCTGCTCAAGCACGACTGGAGGCTTGCGCCGAGCATCTTCTGGGCCGCGCAGACTGGCAAGATTTGA
- the SPCC548.05c gene encoding putative RING finger protein, which produces MPKTPKRKNRTDSQASSTGATAHPYQRIKEEAKAPAPPPSSASTHPKMPNPAAPSSAKSDGTRKEKRERRRRERASVGGGEEAAPAPAPATAPAAPAHSAPSSQEERTKKVKKAKMSSVEAVGDIYARLASGGSVAASQAPTSSPAKPSTDDAYARAHPYAHPNNAKDKRMRQEIRDLEAKVQKAEGIVMQTQQEMAAKLAELGNQLREKEAALAANQAALDDKTRELDAQKDELNTKTTLLSDRDRHADALRETLACTVCFETLDDPHVLTCGHAACKRCLLQWFRSPNAYRGSDIEDVQPDTKLTYRTKLCHLCRAPVFTRPIRMFVMQHVLEAVGFVDSVGPTNSPDLITADDNPWKNIFPPDPVSYAIPDEDDGVNRCPGCGHEIAEGECSQCNERFSRHGSESDFDSDDDSLGSVMDGSDLDDDDALLEAAAQVLGQTGAPGGDAAAPGVAAARALAADREWSPATLANWEAQMRIAGALAVHTDTDGSDSESVTDDDGSDDDGSESSFGTNASSQHGHGTYCECNACMDESDDDEPVAAAPPASRGRSRRYDTPNSVLADSDGDEYYEASFIDDSEGEHDEIGDSEDEVDDVAEPDEPTIDELRARRANRYAANDAPVAPAAAAAAPITNSRRRRARVIDISDDDE; this is translated from the exons ATGCCAAAGACCCCAAAGCGCAAGAATAGGACAGACTCGcaggcgtcgtcgactggAGCAACGGCCCACCCTTACCAGCGTATAAAGGAAGAGGCCAAGGCTCCAGCACCCCCGCCTTCCTCTGCGTCCACTCACCCCAAGATGCCCAACCCCGCCGCACCGTCCTCAGCCAAGTCAGACGGAACGAGGAAGGAGAAGCGTGAGCGTCGGAGAAGGGAGCGTGCTTCCGTaggcggtggcgaggaggctgcgCCCGCCCCTGCACCTGCTACCGcccctgctgctcctgcccaCTCCGCTCCGAGCAGCCAGGAGGAGCGCACCAAGAAGGTCAAGAAAGCGAAGATGAGCAGCGTGGAGGCCGTTGGCGACATCTATGCGCGCTTAGCAAGCGGTGGTAGCGTCGCTGCGTCTCAAGCTccgaccagctcgcccgcGAAGCCCtccaccgacgacgcctacgcccgcgcccaccccTACGCCCACCCGAACAATGCCAAGGACAAGCGCATGCGCCAGGAGAtccgcgacctcgaggccaaggtccagaaggccgagggcatCGTCATGCAGACCCAGCAGGAGATggcggccaagctcgccgaacTCGGCAACCAGCtgcgcgagaaggaggccgcgctggctgccaaccaggcggcgctggacgaCAAGACGCGCGAGCTAGACGCGCAGAAGGACGAACTGAATACCAAGACTACA CTTTTGTCGGATCGTGATCGCCACGCCGATGCCCTCCGCGAGACGCTGGCCTGCACTGTGTGCTTTGAGACGTTAGACGACCCACATGT CCTGACTTGCGGCCACGCTGCATGCAAGCGCTGCCTCCTCCAGTGGTTCCGCTCGCCGAACGCTTACCGCGGCTCGGACATTGAGGATGTCCAGCCCGACACCAAGCTCACGTACCGCACCAAGCTGTGCCACCTCTGCCGCGCGCCAGTGTTCACGCGCCCCATCCGCATGTTCGTCATGCAGCATGTTCTCGAGGCGGTTGGCTTTGTGGACTCGGTCGGACCCACCAACAGCCCCGACCTCATCACGGCCGACGATAACCCATGGAAGAACATCTTCCCTCCCGACCCCGTGTCGTACGCCATcccagacgaggacgacggcgtcaacCGCTGCCCCGGGTGCGGTCACGAGATCGCTGAAGGCGAGTGCTCACAGTGTAACGAGAGATTCTCGCGCCACGGCAGCGAGTCCGATttcgacagcgacgacgacagcctTGGCAGCGTTATGGAtggcagcgacctcgacgacgacgacgcgcttctggaggcggcggctCAGGTTCTAGGCCAGACCGGTGCTCCAGGTGGTGATGCGGCAGCTCCCGGTGTTGCGGCCGCTCGTGCGTTAGCCGCTGATCGTGAATGGTCTCCGGCGACACTGGCCAACTGGGAGGCGCAGATGAGGATTGCCGGCGCCTTGGCTGTccacaccgacaccgacggtAGTGACAGCGAGTCTGTGACAGACGACGAtggctcggacgacgacggatCGGAGAGCTCATTCGGCACGAACGCTAGCTCTCAGCACGGCCACGGCACCTACTGCGAGTGCAACGCGTGCATGGACGAGtcggatgacgacgagcctgTTGCAGCTGCTCCTCCGGCTTCCCGCGGTCGCAGCCGCCGTTACGACACCCCCAACTCGGTCTTGGCCGATTCTGACGGTGACGAGTACTACGAGGCGTCATTCATCGATGACTCtgagggcgagcacgatgagatcggcgactcggaggacgaggtcgacgacgttgccgagcccgacgagccgaccattgacgagctgcgcgcgcgccgcgcgaaCCGTTACGC TGCCAACGACGCCCCCGTTgccccggccgccgccgccgccgcccccatcACGaactcgcgccgccgccgtgcgcgcgtgATCGACATTtccgatgacgacgagtaa